From the Xenopus laevis strain J_2021 chromosome 7L, Xenopus_laevis_v10.1, whole genome shotgun sequence genome, the window TATCTTACGTATAATATGGTCCAATATACAGTCTTTGGAATGGAAAGACATCTGTGCAAATGTCTTTTAACACCAGAAATGGTAAGAGATTTAAAAAAGTACAATTATTACAAATATGGaagactggcaaaaaaaaaacatttaggtcTTCTGTAAAAATTAACCACTtatatcacattaaaaaaaaagcaaatgtacaAAAGAAGTGGCTGGTTCCCGGGCGTAAATGATATGGGGGATCACTTGGGGAGCCCGTTGCTTGGGCTGCCCGGAAAAAGATACAGGTCACGGCACAATGTGCTGCAATATTCTGACATCTCTTTGCAGCGGTGGAATTCAGTGCCTGGAGCGTGTCCCTCGCGCTCCTTTATTAGTGCATTCACCTGCAAAGAGAGATATTAGTGAGAGCCTAAAATAGTAAAATGATTCTTGTATCAAAGTGCAGTGTACCCCCCCCCTGAGATTTTCCTCTCGATTACCCCAAAAGGAAACTTTCTAGAAAGTTACTTCTTCTTCTAAAATGTTTTATATCTCTTTTGGGGGACCATTGTTGATCAGCAACATCTGAAGAGCCACAGGCAAAACAgccctacttttttttataaaggatgGAGCCCCATAAAGTGGTTTATGCCCTGAGCCCTGCAATGTTTCAAATAAAACCGATACGCACCTTGACCAACATGTCGGCTACATGAGTGTCTTTGGAATGCTGGGAGAACACAGAAACAAGATCCTGCACAAACCAGGAACCTCTCTTGGTGTTGCGCAAAGACACGGTGCCTAGGGAAAACATGAATAATAAGCAATAGGGAAATGGGATGAAACTGTAGGGGGGTCTGAGGTCCCAATGTAAGTAAGAACTTACCTTTCAGACAGGCATAGGCACAGATCATGTCTGACTGTGTGGGGAGCCGGACTTTTATGTCCTCCCTGCCAGCATCACTCTGCTCACAACCTGGTGACCCCGACTGCTCTCTCCCATCGCGCTGATCCACGCCCCGGTCAGTCTCCTCTGAAACACAGAGACAGGACAGTCCCATAAGTATTGCCCAGTATTTTGCACCTAACTATCCTATAGTGACAACAACTGGGTAACATTATGCACATATTGTGCCTTAAAGCATGGATGGTACTTTAGTTAATCTGCACTTCTTAATAGGGATgaattgaatccaggatttggttcagatttCAGCCTTTATTAGCAGGAATCGGCTTGAGccaaatctttgtgcctggccgaaccgaatccaaatcgggAAGGTGAATCAAGTagctttgtcacaaaacaaggacattttttcccttccctaatttgcatatgcaaggattcatattcggccgaatcccaaataggggatttggtgaatccctacttCTTAAATactgattatttttgtttttacacaaagAACATGTCCAAGAGCCTCCCAGCATTTTACACACACGACTATGAAATTAATTTGCACAATGCACTTATAAACTATGTACAAATGCTTGTAGAGGCAATACAGAAAAGGTTAATCCCACCACTGGCGAGAAAGATCACGATCTTGTACTTTTGGGGGGGGTTCAATTGAATTGAACGTAGAAAGAGATTAAAATAAAGCTCACCTCCACGGCAGGCCTGAAAGAAAAACATCTTGGGCTTGTTCTGCAGCTGCGGGCAGTGAGCATTATCCAGCGCTGTGAATACCTCCTGCAGCTGCAACACAGAGAGCAGAGTTTCAGGCCTAGAAATATCCCAACGAACTTTGCACCCCAGAAATGCAATCTCCCACAATTCCCTAACGGACAAGCGACATCTTGGAATTGGGAGAATAATGATCattatggaaaaacatgttttcttcaaaacacatcagttaatagtgctgctccagcagaattctgcactgaaatccagttctcaaaagagcaaacatatttttttatattcaattttgaaatggggctagacatattgtcagtttcccagctgcctctagtcatgtgacttgtacctgccttttaggatggaactactttctggcaggctgttaatgtaactgaatcagtatcagtgggacttggcttttactattgagtgctgttcttagatctaccaggcagctgttatcttgtgttagggagctgctatctggttaccttcccattgttatgttgttaggctgctggagggggtgatatcaccagacttgcagtacagcagtaaagagtgactgaagtttatcagagcacaagtcacatgactgggggcacctggaaaactgacaatatgtctagccccatgtcagatttcaaaattaaatataaaacaatctgtttgctcttttgagaaacatatttcagtgcagaattctggtggagcagcacggttaactgatacgttttgaaaaaaaacaaacatatttttccatgacagtatccctttagttaAAGCAGACGGGAATCTAGGAGTCTGGAGGCTAACAACCTTGCACTTTATTCTAATAAAAACTTTTGTGCTTTTGACTTGTACATTGGAGTTTTTGTTTAGTGCAAGTCCCATAATGTTTCAACAGCCCATCGACCTTGCAGCCAAACTAGAAGCAGCAGCCAAACTAGAAGCAGCAGCCAGGTCCAATATTGTGAAATACATAGAAAGAAAAGCGGCCAGCGGGGGGCAGTCAGGACCTGCCATTTGTCCCTTTGCATAACGGTCACCCGAATCTGTGCAGCACAATGAGCCCAATGTTCACACACACAACATTCTCCCAGccaaaaataattctaattttcttcTTCATAAGAATAAAAAGGATAAGTTACAAGAACaagttgttttattttgttttacctgGACAAGTTTCCCATCCGTCCCATAGACCGCACCATCGAGCCCATGGGAAAGAATTGCAACGACACAGGAATCCAGAGAACTATGAACTGGCAGTGCAGAGAAAGCACGTAGTTGTGACATCATGCTCTGAaagggaaaaatacaaaaaaagcttCAGGACAGTGTAATAAAACGGTAAGAGAGGTAAAGCTTGGAGCAGGCTAGAGCAGGGGTGCAGGATACAGAAGGAAGGTGCAGATATAGAGCTGTTTTTGGTCTAGAATTACCAAattatgtggtttatatttttgagctttgacAGTGATAAAATGCGTTgcatgttgtgtacttaacttctttcaatcaaaaaggaaaacacatttagtataataaaggaacagtaacaccaaaaaattgaagtgttttaaagtaattaactaATAATATACTGTTAGTATGCACTGGTACAAgctgtgtttttgcttcagaaaaattactatagtttatataaacaagttgctgtgtagccatgggggcagccattcaagcacaggatacacagtagataacagataagtactactatagtttatataaacaagctgctgtgtagccatgggggcagccattcaaacacaggatacacagtagataacagataagtactactatagtttatataaacaagctgctgtgtagccatgggggcagccattcaagcacaggatacacagtagataacagataagtactactatagtttatataaacaagctgctgtgtagccatggggggcacccattcaagcacaggatacacagtagataacagataagtactactatagtttatataaacaagctgctgtgtagccatgggggcagccattcaagcacaggatacacagtagataacagataagtactggactggcagataagctggaaaaaaggataagacacaggttacatagcacataacagataaactctgtccaatacaattatgttttatctgttatttgctatgcTATGTTGAAAGATTTATGTACCGATTCCACAACCCTAAGTACAGTATAGGACAGACTAGGAGCAGCTTAATTGCAGTATAGGACAGATCAGGGCAGCTATATTGCAGTATAGGGCAGATGAGgagcagctgtagagcaggataCAGCCATGCAGGAAGTATGTACAACAACAATTGAAAAAAAGAGAATAGTTAAACAACACAGAAATATTAgatgcattttattttgttcctTGGATAAGCTGTGCTCTTTATTCTCCAGAACACGGATCATTTTCATGGCTAGGCACCAGATCCCGAATCTAAATGAAATAACAGGTTCTTaacattgtacttttttttacctgtgcatTAAGGTTGCATCTGACATCCACTTGATAGCCCAAACTGCTGAATAACTTTTCCAGAGAGGCCAAATCGACTTCCCCGCCACATCGGTAATCGAGATCTGGTGTCTCAAATTTGACGTTGCTGATGAGGAGGGCTCGGCCACGAGGGCAGGAATGCATTTTGTAGGCCTGAAGGAGAGAGGAGCATGAGCATACAATAGGAGGGCCAATAACAGATCTAAGCACAACTGTGATGAACTCCAGCATATTTGCAATACACATTGACCCTATTCATGGAAAAGGATGACTATTCTGTGGGTGGAAGAGGAAAAaggcccagactaggggtaggcaaacaAAAGAGGCTCCAGAACAACCTGCCCATTCTCTCATAGGATTTCTTTAAGAACATCTACTTTCCCTACACTCCCCTTTCTAGAACTCAGTAGAGATCATTTAATACCAAAACTACACATTGCTCCAGTGTGGTTGTTGCACTGATGCAATTTAGCACATATTGGTAAACCATCCCCACTGTGCATTACCTGAGCACCtaaagggtaaggacacacgggcagattcggggagattagtcacccaagcaacaaatctcctcttcttcagggcagcaatctccccaaactgccttcccgctggctagaatgaaaaatcgccagcggggtggcactcgcaGGGctttgatttttcattctagccggcaggaaggtaggggaaggcagtttagggagattagtcgccccgaagaagaggagatttgttgctggggcgactaatctccccgaatatgcctgtgtgcccttacccctAGGCTTCTCCTGCTGCTTACAGTAGATGGCATGAGTTTATAAGTGTAATAATTAGATTTGGGCTGTGATCTAAACATGGACAATGAGGCCTCCTAAACCCATATAGAGAATTTCTGCACCAGACTCTAAGCAAGATTGCTGTCTTTGTATGTACCAACCAGGAAATCAGCATTAATGACAAACTATGGTGAATGGTACCTTTATTATATATCTGGCAGACAAATCTAAAATCTGTACAATTGGCATCATTTGGTACTTGTTTCCAGGCACTCTGGCTATAAGggactgctttaaaggaaaactatatccctcaaacaatgtaggtctctataaaaagatattgcataaaacagctcatgtgtaaacctctgcttcatgtaaataaaccattttcataataatatactttttcagtagtatgtgccattgggtaatcataaatagaaaattgccattttaaaatataagggccaccccctgagatcgtaagattcactgtgcacacatacaaaccacatgtaaggtcacatgagccaattaacagacagaggggCCGCCCcatgggattgtatgattcacggtgcacacaaacattctgtcgtgtctttttcttccacacttcttcttgttacagttagagctgcagtatttctggtcaggtgatctctgaggcagcacacagaccattacaaaatggtggctcaaggcaagagatgtaaaaggacaatatttacttaaatatatatgccagtttgataagattcttgaatatgccacttaatttgatataaactttctgttgctcaattattcattttgggggtatagttttcctttaagctggtgCTTCATATTGGGCCTGCCTGGAGCTGGGaattgtgtacttgaaatgccagggcctgttttgaatctcaACATGCTTTTTATCAACAGTTCTGGGACAATGGGTGGTGTATGACTTCTTTATCCACGTGGCAGTTTGCCTGTCACACTCACCTGCTGACAGTGAGTAATGTAGAAGTTGACGCTGCATAGCTGTACTGTGACTGGACCATCTCCATCATCAATAGACTCTTCCCTGTACTCTGAGGGCAAAAGGAAGAAATAAGATAGGGGAGCTACTGCGGGCAGTTATTGCGGATGATACATCAGGGAAAATACCAGTGTCACCTCTGCAGATCTGTCTCCCGGGCCTACTGAGTGTGCTCTCCTGGACAGGTAAAGGGAAGCTGCCGTGATGCACCTGGGGGTGGAcgcaaagaagaagaaaaaaaacatgtatacattTTGATCTAAAACAGTTTGGGCCAAGTTCGTTATTTGCTATTTCACATTTGGCGGCtggattattataaaacaattctATCACTATAAATTAATTAGAATAGGGAGCTCTGCATTATATACCAATTAATTTCACTCTCCCCACCACTCCCATTCGGAATCCACGGCCTGTGAGCATAACCACTGACATCTCTGAACCTGAGCTGGTGAATATATACAAGTTGCTTGTGCGCATCTAACTGCTTCCCAGGCAGGGAAATTCATTGCCTACTGTAGTTAGTTTAATAGGAGGTAGAGAAGGGAACTGGCTGGTCAGTATATAGCAGCTTGCACAGGCTCAAAGAGAAAACCAATCAGTGCAATCGGAGACACTACCCCCGGCAGGCCCCAAGGCTATTATTGGGACTGCAAGACCCCTAATTCACTGCAACCTACTGGAAAATCTAGGGGGGTGTCATTTTCCTGCTTGTCTACAGGGTTTTGCTGCTTAGCTGGAAAAGGAAATCGGAACTttggcaggaaaaaaaaccccaaaaccaaAGCATGTTGGCTATGTGTTCATTGTAAAAGGATCAGtacctgtggcaacagaaatcagAAAATAATATAGCGTCATATGTTAAATCAATATGGGGTGCCACCCAGTGCTTCAATCTTCATCTAAATTACTGTAAAACTACTTTATTcataaaaaatttgttaaaaaacaattgcactcaTAAGTCTTTCCCCTTGGGGTAATCGCATTTAGTCCAATTCGGTTGCTGCAGAGTTCCAGAGGATAATCTTGGCAGCTTTTTTCACTCCTCATGGTGCTTTCTGCAAACCCGTACGGTATCCCCTTCTATCCTATCCGATCAACTTCTGATAGgatcagcgaaacgcgttaggtgtggGGGATACTGCACGGGTTTGCAGAAAGCACCACGAGGAGGTGTGAAAAAAGCCGGCAAGATTATCCTCTGGAATTCTGCAGCAACTGAATTGGACTTAATGTGATTACCCAAAGGGGAAAGAAATAtgagtgcaattgttttttaactaatttttgtgaataaaatagtttaacactattttggattttatcTTGGAGCCTGCAGAAAGTGTGCGGCTGGAGGAGATCCATTACGAGGATTTACTGCATGCGATATACCACATCAGTGGCTTGTAAGTAGGAAATGTGGCCAACTGGTGGAGGTGTTTTGGTTTAAACACGAGAACAACCACAGCACCTGTTAGAAAACCCTCTCCCTCTTAGTTACAGCTATAATAGAGAAAGGGGGTATATACCCAAGAAAGGGGGAGCATTCCTGTAATAACCCATTTGAAGCACTGGGTGGCACCCTATATTGATTGAACATATTACACTATATTGGCTTCTGATTTCTGTTGCCGCAGGCGCTGatcctttttcattttatttttggagaccctttgtgcagttgagagactgtgaagagatcgtcaagaaagaaaaaaacctgaAGGACTAGCGTTTTTAAACCATTTGTTACTTTTAACAATATGTGTTCATTGCAGCACTCAGGATAAAATAAAATGCCTGCAGTTTTCCCTTTAGTCAGCGGCTTACACTAGACTGATGGGAGAGCATCACTAGCTGGATTACTGGTCAGGCCAGATGGCAGGAATGTGGCTTAAGGTTTCATCTGGTGGCAAGCTGAGAGCTTTATACATCAAATTAGTCGGTTAGGCCAAAATATGTGCCTGGAGTCATTCCGTAACCCTAGAGAAGTCATGGCCGGATGCCCAgactttgtttgtttttccatgTGTAAAACCACTGTGCTCTGTACAGATCTGTGCTGTGCAGACAATACTCCCTTCTCTTTTCTTCGCAAAGAGTAAAATATGGGCCTGGAACCAACTGGGATGCCAGTTATTATACGATtatgaaagtctttttttttttcaggtgctcTATAACTATTGGACTCAAATTTGTATCCAATTGCATCTACAGACTATATTGATGTGCAATTTCTTCCTGTCACTGTCAATTTTAGGGTGTCTAGAGCTCACATGGTTTCCTCAGAGTGTTTATTTACACTACATGGCAGGGAATGGgtttctgagtttagtaaatgtatCTAGTTATCAGATACTCACTTTCGACGTAATAAACTCCTCCTGGAGCAGCGCCTCCTTCTCTACTTGTTGAGCTAAATGTTCCTGGTTCGTAGAGTGCAGAGCATTGCAGAATGCTGAAAAAGCACGTGGACCCCTTTTAGGAAGTAGGTTCAATAaggcgacattttgtgcataatcaCTGCGATATGCCTGAGAGAGAGAAGGTGGATTTCATTGTATTTATCACATGCAATATGAACTAAAACacaatccataaaactatggcagcatacgtattcccctgtactaagcacaattcagcaggaacagctcctaagtttgctcatagtctgtacagagagatcccataaaactatggcagcataggtattccctgtaataagcacaattcagcaggaacagtccctaagtttgctcatagtctgtacagagagatcccataaaactatggcagcataggtattcccctgtactaagcacaattcagcaagagcagccccctaagtttgctcatagtctgtacagagagagcccataaaactatagcagcataggtatcccctgtactaagcacaattcagcaggaacagtccctaagtttgctcatagtctgtacagagagatcccataaaactatggcagcataggtattcccctgtactaagcacaattcagcaggaacagcccctaagtttgctcatagtctgtacagagagagcccataaaactatagcagcataggtattccctgtactaagcacaattcagcaggaacagtccctaagtttgctcatagtctgtacagagagatcccataaaactatggcagcataggtattcccctgtattaagcacaattcagcaggaacagtcccctaagtttgctcatagtctgtacagagagatcccataaaatatgACATACATTTAACAACAATAACATATTGTGGGTGTGATATGCTCAGAGGTATGGCATTTGGCAGAATAAAAAATATGGAAGCTGTAAAGGCCTCTgtttgatgataataataataacaccagATGTGTGAGGTTTGTTGCCTTTAATGTAAACAGAGAACTTGTGCTGGTGTCTAGTACAGAGCATAGTGGGATCCGTGACATGGATATTGTGCCTTTAATGGCAACTTCTCACCATGATGTTGCTGTGCATATTGTTAGTCAGAATTTCACTGGACACAAGATGATCCAGCAGTTCCTCGATGATCATTTCACTAGCCAGGGATACTCGCAGCCGCTGCAGTGCTTTTCTGTGGTGTTGCTGCATGCCTCCCAGCATCCTGAAGGAAATATATAGACGGATGGTTAATATGATCATAAGCTACAGGTAGTAATAAACTGGCACAGCTACTGAATGGAAACATTACACAACATGCATGCCACCCTGCACAGTTAAAGGAAAGTACGGGGATCgcaggattcacggtgcacataaacaaaccaaacatgttaggtcacacgagccaattaacagacagagttgtgtcttttgattcctcacttcttcctgttacagttagagctgcagtatttctggtcaggtgatctcttcctgttacagttagagctgcagtatttctggtcaggtgatctcttcctgttacagttagagctgcagtatttctggtcaggtgatctcttcctgttacagttagagctgcagtatttctggtcaggtgatctcttcctgttacagttagagctgcagtatttctggtcaggtgatctcttcctgttacagttagagctgcagtatttctggtcaggtgatctcttcctgttacagttagagctgcagtatttctggtcaggtgatctcttcctgttatagttagagctgcagtatttccgatctgttgcttaaatattaattttgtgggtaaagtttctctttaaaagaacagtaacaccaaaaaatattaaGTATTAAGTAGTACAAaagaatgtactgttgccttgcactggtaaaactggtgtgtttgcttcagaaacactactatagtttatataaacaagctgctgcataaccacgggggcagccactcaaacacaggatacacagtagataacagataagtactattatagtttatataaacaagctgctgtgtagccatggggcagccattcaagcacaggatacacacagtagataacataagtactactatagtttatataaacaagatgctgtgtagccatggggcagccattcaagcacaggatacacagtagataacagataagtactactatagtttatataaacaagctgctgtgtagcaatgggggaaagccattcaaaggagaaaaggctcaggttatacagcagataagctctgtagaacataatggtgttatctgttatctactatttaacctgtgtcatattgTCTTTTAAATGTTTGCCATTGTTACATAgcagcagcagcttgtttatataaactatagtagtgtttctgaagcacacacatcagttttaccagtgcagggcaacagtacatgatattttcattactttaaaggaattgttcaatataaaaataaaaactgggtaaataggcaggctgtgcaaaataaaaaatgtttctaatatagttagttagccaaaaatgtaatgtataaaggctggcgtgactg encodes:
- the casp2.L gene encoding caspase 2 L homeolog (The RefSeq protein has 3 substitutions compared to this genomic sequence), with the protein product MLGGMQQHHRKALQRLRVSLASEMIIEELLDHLVSSEILTNNMHSNIMAYRSDYAQNVALLNLLPKRGPRAFSAFCNALHSTNQEHLAQQVEKEALLQEEFITSKVHHGSFPLPVQESTLSRPGRQICREYREESIDDGDGPVTVQLCSVNFYITHCQQAYKMHSCPRGRALLISNVKFETPDLDYRCGGEVDLASLEKLFSSLGYQVDVRCNLNAQSMMSQLGAFSALPVHSALDSCVVAILSHGLDGAVYGTDGKLVQLQEVFTALDNAHCPQLQNKPKMFFIQACRGEETDRGVDQRDGREQSGSPGCEQSDAGREDIKVRLPTQSDMICAYACLKGTVSLRNTKRGSWFVQDLVSVFSQHSKDTHVADMLVKVNALIKEREGHAPGTEFHRCKEMSEYCSTLCRDLYLFPGSPSNGLPK